The following coding sequences lie in one Colias croceus chromosome 1, ilColCroc2.1 genomic window:
- the LOC123697543 gene encoding protein argonaute-2, translating to MYPVGQPPAGETSAGAVGVTGAASTPVGTTGAAPGAPSAASTTGAPPTGVAAGAGGMSLVSPVAAPPDMPDVLTCPRRPNLGHEGRPIMLRANHFQISMPRGFVHHYDVNIQPDKCPRKVNREIVETMVHCYNKIFGALKPVFDGRNNLYTRDPLPIGNDRVELEVILPGEGKDRVFRVTIKWVAQVSLFALEEALEGRTRQIPYDAILALDVVMRHLPSMMYTPVGRSFFSSPEGYYHPLGGGREVWFGFHQSVRPSQWKMMLNIDVSATAFYKAQPVIEFMCEVLDIRDINDQRKPLTDSQRVKFTKEIKGLKIEITHCGTMKRKYRVCNVTRRPAQMQSFPLQLENGQTVECTVAKYFLDKYKMKLRYPHLPCLQVGQEHKHTYLPLEVCNIVPGQRCIKKLTDMQTSTMIKATARSAPDREREINNLVRRANFNTDLYVKEFGLTISNNMMEVRGRVLPPPKLQYGGRVSSLGGQQALPNQGVWDMRGKQFFMGVEIRVWAIACFAPQRTVREDALKNFTQQLQRISNDAGMPIIGQPCFCKYATGPDQVEPMFKYLKSTFVQLQLVVVVLPGKTPVYAEVKRVGDTVLGMATQCVQAKNVNKTSPQTLSNLCLKINVKLGGINSILVPSIRPKVFNEPVIFLGVDVTHPPAGDNKKPSIAAVVGSMDAHPSRYAATVRVQQHSENDRQEIVHELSSMVQELLLMFYKSTGGFKPHRIIMYRDGISEGQFIHVLQHELTAVREACIKLEAEYKPGITFIVVQKRHHTRLFCADKREQSGKSGNIPAGTTVDLGITHPTEFDFYLCSHQGIQGTSRPSHYHVLWDDNHFGSDELQCLTYQLCHTYVRCTRSVSIPAPAYYAHLVAFRARYHLVEKEHDSGEGSHQSACSEDRTPGAMARAITVHAVTKKVMYFA from the exons ATGTACCCCGTTGGCCAAC CTCCAGCGGGGGAGACTAGTGCAGGGGCGGTGGGTGTTACGGGTGCTGCTAGCACGCCAGTTGGCACTACTGGTGCAGCACCAGGGGCTCCCAGCGCTGCATCGACTACTGGTGCACCGCCCACCGGAGTTGCAGCTGGAGCCGGGGGAATGTCTTTAGTATCGCCAGTTGCTGCTCCACCAGACATGCCTGATGTACTCACCTGCCCACGAAGACCTAATTTAGGTCATGAAGGCCGACCCATTATGCTACGTGCCAACCATTTTCAAATATCCATGCCAAGAGGATTTGTTCATCACTATGATGTGAATATACAACCAGATAAATGTCCTAGAAAG gtAAATAGAGAAATTGTTGAAACTATGGttcattgttataataaaatatttggtgCTTTGAAACCAGTGTTTGATGGTAGAAACAATCTGTACACCAGAGATCCGCTCCCCATTGGTAATGACAGAGTTGAATTGGAAGTAATTTTGCCTGGTGAAGGTAAAGACAGAGTTTTCAGAGTGACAATTAAATGGGTTGCAcag GTGTCATTGTTTGCCTTGGAAGAAGCTTTGGAAGGCCGTACTAGACAGATTCCATATGATGCAATTTTGGCCTTGGATGTTGTAATGAGACATTTACCATCCATGATGTATACACCTGTTGGACGTTCATTCTTCTCATCTCCAGAGGGATATTACCACCCACTCGGAGGTGGTCGTGAAGTTTGGTTTGGTTTCCATCAGTCTGTAAGACCTAGCCAATGGAAAATGATGTTGAATATTGATG TATCGGCAACTGCATTTTACAAAGCTCAACCAGTTATAGAGTTTATGTGCGAAGTATTGGATATACGGGACATTAATGACCAAAGGAAGCCATTGACGGATTCACAGAGAGTTAAATTTACAAAGGAAATCAAAGGCCTAAAGATTGAAATTACTCATTGCGGTAcaatgaaaagaaaatatagagtGTGTAATGTAACTAGAAGGCCAGCTCAGATGCAATC atTCCCTCTACAATTGGAGAATGGTCAAACGGTTGAGTGTACTGTAGCTAAATATTTCCTAGacaaatacaaaatgaaaCTGAGATACCCACATTTGCCCTGTTTGCAAGTAGGTCAAGAACATAAGCACACATACTTGCCTCTAGAGGTGTGTAATATTGTACCAGGACAGAGGTGTATCAAGAAACTAACAGACATGCAAACATCTACTATGATTAAGGCTACAGCTAGATCTGCACCAGACAG GGAGCGTGAAATTAACAACTTAGTTCGTCGCGCTAACTTCAATACTGACTTATATGTAAAAGAGTTTGGTCTCACAATATCTAACAATATGATGGAAGTGCGCGGTCGAGTGTTGCCGCCGCCGAAACTGCAGTATGGCGGCCGAGTCTCCTCACTGGGTGGACAA CAAGCTTTACCCAACCAAGGTGTATGGGACATGCGCGGTAAGCAATTCTTCATGGGCGTTGAAATACGAGTGTGGGCCATCGCTTGTTTCGCACCGCAAAGGACAGTACGAGAGGATGCACTTAA aaacttTACCCAGCAACTTCAAAGGATATCAAATGACGCAGGAATGCCTATAATAGGCCAGCCTTGCTTCTGCAAATATGCAACGGGACCTGACCAAGTTGAGCCTatgttcaaatatttgaaatctaCTTTTGTACAACTCCAGcttgttgttgttgtattgCCTGGCAAGACACCTGTTTATG CTGAAGTAAAACGAGTAGGCGACACAGTACTTGGCATGGCAACACAGTGTGTGCAAGCGAAAAATGTGAACAAGACATCACCACAGACCCTGAGCAATTTGTGCCTGAAGATCAATGTCAAGCTTGGTGGTATCAACTCTATCCTAGTACCTTCAATACGTCCTAAA gTATTCAACGAGCCGGTGATATTCCTGGGCGTGGACGTGACGCACCCACCGGCGGGCGACAACAAGAAGCCGTCCATAGCCGCCGTGGTGGGCTCTATGGACGCGCACCCCTCGCGGTACGCGGCCACCGTGCGCGTGCAGCAGCACAG TGAAAATGACAGGCAGGAGATAGTCCATGAGTTAAGCAGCATGGTGCAGGAGTTATTGCTGATGTTCTACAAGAGCACGGGCGGGTTCAAGCCGCACCGTATCATCATGTATCGTGACGGAATATCTGAAGGACAGTTCATACATGTGCTGCAACATGAGCTGACGGCCGTGAGGGAAGCTTGTATCAAG CTTGAAGCGGAATACAAGCCGGGTATCACATTCATAGTGGTGCAGAAGCGTCACCACACGCGGCTGTTCTGCGCGGACAAGCGCGAGCAGTCGGGTAAATCCGGGAATATACCCGCCGGTACTACAGTGGACCTGGGTATCACGCACCCGACAGAGTTCGACTTCTATTTGTGCAGTCATCAGGGTATTCAG GGCACATCCCGGCCGTCGCACTACCACGTGCTGTGGGACGACAACCACTTCGGGTCGGACGAGCTGCAGTGCCTCACGTACCAGCTGTGCCACACGTACGTGCGCTGCACGCGCTCCGTGTCCATACCCGCGCCGGCGTACTACGCGCACCTTGTCGCCTTCCGAGCCAG GTACCACCTGGTGGAGAAGGAGCACGACTCGGGCGAGGGCAGCCACCAGTCGGCGTGCAGCGAGGACCGCACGCCGGGCGCCATGGCGCGCGCCATCACCGTGCACGCCGTCACCAAGAAGGTCATGTACTTCGCCTAA
- the LOC123691230 gene encoding uncharacterized protein LOC123691230, whose amino-acid sequence MTRKGNLHVVEELYNQIPAFTDVFSEDSFYVFVVFFVMSTILVAFILSRFITIKPVE is encoded by the coding sequence ATGACCAGAAAAGGAAACCTGCATGTAGTTGAGGAGCTGTACAACCAAATTCCAGCATTTACAGATGTCTTCTCTGAAGACAGTTTCTACGTTTTTGTGGTCTTTTTTGTCATGTCCACAATTTTGGTTGCCTTTATCCTGTCTagatttataacaattaagcCTGTAGAATAA
- the LOC123691224 gene encoding uncharacterized protein LOC123691224 codes for MSIPYSGTFRRSGGVVSAIGKQLRAVNLKAAKRITVKFDPFGENVTHTRNFLHYISSPKILLTNPDCVLKTEVICDRSEPTVDINLLPSIAEKANIKGVTLKSGNLTCLEILQLLNKHISSLAPPEQVVTQTKLEKKKGKKK; via the exons ATGTCTATCCCATACAGTGGTACTTTCAGGAGATCGGGGGGTGTAGTTTCAGCGATAGGAAAGCAATTACGGGCTGTAAATCTCAAAGCAGCCAAGAGAATAACTGTTAAATTTGATCCCTTCGGTGAAAACGTAACACACACAag aaatTTTCTACATTACATCAGCTCTCCTAAGATATTACTGACAAACCCAGACTGTGTGTTAAAAACTGAAGTTATCTGTGATAGATCTGAACCAACGGTCGACATAAACCTCTTGCCATCCATAGCTG aaaaaGCAAATATAAAAGGTGTAACATTAAAAAGTGGAAATTTAACTTGTTTGGAAATTCTTCAACTGTTGAACAAACACATCTCATCTTTAGCACCCCCAGAACAAGTTGTAACCCAAACAAAATTAGAGAAAAAGAAAGGTAAAAAGAAGTAA